In Pseudomonas sp. GCEP-101, one DNA window encodes the following:
- the tsaE gene encoding tRNA (adenosine(37)-N6)-threonylcarbamoyltransferase complex ATPase subunit type 1 TsaE — MPELNLFADGEEAMVDLGRRLAEATAGRGVIYLHGDLGAGKTTLSRGILRGLGHGGAVKSPTFTLVEPYEIGEVRAFHFDLYRLADPEELEFLGIRDYFEGDALCLIEWAERGKGILPKADMDITIVPHAGGRMLRLDPHGTRGEAWCAALATGA, encoded by the coding sequence ATGCCTGAACTGAATCTGTTTGCCGATGGCGAAGAGGCCATGGTCGACCTGGGCCGGCGCCTTGCCGAGGCAACCGCCGGGCGCGGGGTTATCTACCTGCACGGCGACCTGGGGGCGGGCAAGACCACGCTGTCGCGCGGCATCCTGCGGGGATTGGGCCATGGCGGAGCGGTGAAAAGTCCGACATTCACCCTGGTCGAGCCCTACGAAATCGGCGAGGTTCGCGCCTTCCACTTCGACCTCTACCGACTGGCCGACCCGGAGGAACTGGAGTTCCTCGGCATCCGCGACTATTTCGAGGGCGACGCGCTGTGCCTGATCGAGTGGGCGGAGCGCGGCAAAGGCATTTTGCCAAAGGCCGACATGGACATTACCATTGTTCCGCATGCGGGCGGACGCATGCTGCGCCTCGACCCGCACGGAACACGGGGCGAAGCCTGGTGTGCCGCCCTGGCCACGGGAGCATAG
- a CDS encoding NAD(P)H-hydrate dehydratase translates to MIAHDDLPLNLYSAQQVRDLDARLIAAGTPGFELMRRAAHAAWRALRRQWPDAGEVTVLAGHGNNAGDGYLIAALAMRAGWRVRVLAVGDVSRLSGDAAAAHGEARSAGVDVASWSDGAELRGVLVDALLGTGLGGPVREPYASAIAAINASGLPVLAVDIPSGLSADTGQVLGGAVTADLTVTFIGLKLGLFTASGPDCCGELVFDGLDADPALIPSAGAAVRLAADSLPRLAARTKAAHKGLFGHALVIGGDTGMGGAVLLAAESALRCGAGLVSLATRVAHVPAALARRPELMARGVSSSAELLRLAERADVLVVGPGVGREAWGRVLVSAAASLARRQVWDADALNLLAEGLVARPSGDWVITPHPAEAARLLGMSTAEVQADRPKAAHALAQRYQAVVVLKGVGSLVASPDGRLALCNHGHPAMAGAGLGDVLSGILGALLAQGLPVFDAACLAVWLHACAGESLGAQGRGLAAADLIPAVRQLLEELSPCLN, encoded by the coding sequence ATGATTGCCCACGACGATCTGCCCCTGAATCTCTACAGTGCCCAGCAGGTGCGCGACCTCGACGCGCGCCTGATCGCCGCCGGCACGCCCGGCTTCGAACTGATGCGCCGCGCCGCCCATGCCGCCTGGCGCGCCCTGCGCCGCCAGTGGCCGGATGCCGGCGAGGTCACCGTGCTGGCCGGCCACGGCAACAACGCCGGCGACGGTTATCTCATCGCCGCCCTGGCCATGCGCGCCGGCTGGCGCGTGCGCGTGCTGGCGGTGGGGGATGTCTCCCGCCTGTCGGGCGACGCCGCCGCGGCCCATGGCGAGGCGCGCTCGGCCGGGGTGGATGTTGCCTCCTGGAGCGACGGCGCCGAGCTGCGCGGCGTGCTGGTGGACGCCCTGCTCGGCACCGGCCTGGGTGGCCCGGTGCGGGAGCCCTACGCGTCGGCCATCGCCGCGATCAATGCCAGCGGGTTGCCGGTGCTGGCGGTGGACATTCCCTCTGGCCTGAGCGCCGACACCGGGCAGGTGCTCGGCGGCGCGGTGACGGCTGACCTGACCGTGACCTTCATCGGCCTCAAGCTCGGCCTGTTCACGGCCAGCGGCCCTGATTGCTGCGGCGAGCTGGTCTTCGACGGGCTCGACGCCGACCCTGCGCTGATTCCCTCTGCGGGCGCCGCCGTTCGCCTCGCGGCGGATTCGCTGCCGCGCCTGGCCGCGCGCACGAAGGCCGCGCACAAGGGCCTGTTCGGCCATGCGCTGGTGATCGGTGGCGATACCGGCATGGGCGGCGCCGTTCTGCTGGCCGCCGAGAGCGCGCTGCGCTGCGGCGCCGGGCTGGTGTCCCTAGCGACCCGGGTCGCCCACGTACCCGCTGCATTGGCTCGCCGGCCCGAGCTGATGGCGCGCGGCGTCTCCTCTTCCGCCGAGTTGCTGCGCCTGGCCGAGCGCGCCGATGTGCTGGTGGTCGGCCCTGGCGTCGGTCGTGAAGCCTGGGGGCGGGTGCTGGTCAGCGCCGCGGCGAGCCTCGCGCGCCGACAGGTGTGGGATGCCGACGCGCTCAACCTGCTGGCCGAAGGCCTGGTCGCGCGTCCGTCCGGCGACTGGGTCATCACCCCGCACCCGGCCGAAGCGGCGCGGCTGCTGGGTATGTCCACCGCCGAGGTCCAGGCGGACCGGCCCAAAGCCGCCCACGCGCTGGCGCAGCGCTATCAGGCGGTGGTGGTGCTCAAGGGCGTCGGCAGCCTGGTCGCATCCCCCGACGGCCGCCTGGCGCTGTGCAATCACGGTCATCCCGCGATGGCCGGTGCCGGGCTGGGGGACGTGCTCTCCGGCATCCTCGGTGCGCTGCTGGCGCAGGGGTTGCCGGTGTTCGACGCCGCTTGCCTGGCCGTCTGGTTGCATGCGTGCGCCGGCGAGTCGCTCGGCGCGCAAGGTCGCGGGCTGGCGGCCGCCGATCTGATTCCTGCCGTTCGTCAGTTGCTCGAGGAGCTGTCCCCATGCCTGAACTGA
- the rsgA gene encoding small ribosomal subunit biogenesis GTPase RsgA → MAKRHLTRRQSWRIEKVQEERAARAAKRESRALEELEGGDLGPEQTGQVIAHFGVQVEVEAQEGDHAGEVFRCHLRANLPPLVTGDQVVWRPGNQGIGVIVAQLPRTSELRRPDMRGVLKPVAANVDRIVIVFAPRPEPHANLIDRYLVAAEHAGIKPLLLLNKADLIDEQNAPFLDSLLGTYRELGYPLLEVSAFNGLALDALRAALNEHVSVFVGQSGVGKSSLVNALLPGVDTRVGDLSEVTGKGTHTTTTARLFHFPAGGDLIDSPGIREFGLGHVSRDDVEAGFIEFHDLLGHCRFRDCKHDREPGCALLKALEDGRISPQRMASYRHILASLPEDEY, encoded by the coding sequence ATGGCCAAGCGTCACCTCACCCGCCGGCAGAGCTGGCGGATCGAAAAAGTCCAGGAAGAACGCGCCGCGCGCGCGGCGAAGCGCGAGTCGCGCGCCCTGGAAGAACTGGAAGGCGGCGACCTCGGCCCGGAACAGACCGGCCAGGTGATCGCCCACTTCGGGGTGCAGGTGGAGGTCGAGGCCCAGGAAGGCGACCACGCCGGCGAAGTGTTCCGTTGCCACCTGCGCGCCAACCTGCCGCCGCTGGTGACCGGCGACCAGGTGGTCTGGCGCCCGGGCAACCAGGGCATCGGCGTGATCGTCGCGCAGCTGCCGCGCACCTCCGAGCTGCGCCGCCCGGACATGCGCGGCGTGCTCAAGCCGGTGGCGGCCAACGTCGACCGCATCGTCATCGTCTTCGCGCCGCGCCCGGAGCCCCACGCCAACCTGATCGACCGCTACCTGGTGGCCGCCGAGCACGCCGGCATAAAGCCGCTGCTGCTGTTGAACAAGGCCGACCTGATCGACGAGCAGAACGCGCCCTTCCTCGATTCGCTGCTGGGTACCTACCGCGAGCTGGGCTACCCGCTGCTGGAGGTGTCGGCCTTCAACGGCCTGGCGCTGGACGCCCTGCGCGCGGCGCTGAACGAGCACGTCAGCGTGTTCGTCGGCCAGTCGGGCGTGGGCAAGTCGTCGCTGGTGAATGCGCTGCTGCCGGGCGTCGATACCCGCGTCGGCGACCTGTCGGAAGTCACCGGCAAGGGCACCCACACCACCACCACCGCGCGGCTGTTCCACTTCCCCGCCGGCGGCGACCTGATCGACTCCCCCGGCATCCGCGAATTCGGCCTCGGCCATGTCAGCCGCGACGACGTGGAAGCGGGCTTCATCGAATTCCACGACCTGCTCGGCCACTGCCGCTTCCGCGACTGCAAGCACGACCGCGAACCGGGCTGTGCACTGCTCAAGGCGCTGGAAGACGGACGCATCTCGCCGCAGCGGATGGCGAGCTATCGGCACATCCTCGCGAGCCTGCCCGAAGACGAATATTGA
- the motA gene encoding flagellar motor stator protein MotA gives MAKIIGIIVILGSVLGGYMLSGGKIAAIIQPFEVLIIGGAALGAFLQANPGSTFMTVLKKAPKMFGNRFTHTFYLEVLGMLYEVLNKSRREGMMAIEADVEDPAASPIFSKYPAVLKDERMTAYVCDYLRIMSSGNMAPHELEGLFDMELGSLKEDLEHPAHAVTRVADALPGFGIVAAVLGIVITMALLGQGSQAEIGHHVAAALVGTFLGILAAYGFVGPLANALEHDAKEELNLYEAIKACLVASASGMPPSLAVEFGRKVLLPAHRPSFSELEQAVRGR, from the coding sequence ATGGCAAAAATCATCGGCATCATCGTCATTCTGGGCAGCGTCCTCGGCGGCTACATGCTCTCCGGCGGCAAGATCGCGGCCATCATCCAGCCGTTCGAAGTGCTGATCATCGGCGGCGCGGCGCTGGGTGCCTTCCTCCAGGCCAACCCCGGCAGCACCTTCATGACCGTGCTGAAGAAGGCGCCGAAGATGTTCGGCAACCGCTTCACCCACACCTTCTACCTGGAAGTGCTGGGGATGCTCTACGAGGTGCTCAACAAGAGCCGCCGCGAAGGCATGATGGCCATCGAGGCCGACGTCGAGGACCCGGCCGCCAGCCCGATCTTCAGCAAGTACCCGGCCGTGCTCAAGGATGAACGCATGACGGCGTACGTCTGCGACTACCTGCGCATCATGTCCTCCGGCAACATGGCGCCCCACGAGCTGGAAGGCCTGTTCGACATGGAGCTGGGCAGCCTCAAGGAGGACCTGGAGCACCCGGCCCACGCCGTGACCCGTGTCGCCGACGCCCTGCCGGGCTTCGGTATCGTCGCCGCGGTACTGGGCATCGTGATCACCATGGCCCTGCTCGGCCAGGGCAGCCAGGCCGAGATCGGCCACCACGTCGCCGCGGCGCTGGTAGGCACCTTCCTCGGTATTCTCGCCGCCTATGGCTTCGTCGGCCCGCTGGCCAACGCCCTGGAGCACGACGCCAAGGAAGAACTGAACCTCTACGAAGCGATCAAGGCCTGCCTGGTGGCGTCCGCCTCCGGCATGCCACCGTCGCTGGCCGTGGAGTTCGGCCGCAAGGTGCTGCTGCCGGCGCACCGCCCGAGCTTCAGCGAACTGGAGCAGGCCGTTCGCGGTCGCTGA
- a CDS encoding HDOD domain-containing protein has translation MPKQMLHPERLKAWLTQLEDLPLPVPLEQRDDIRRALNDSRRSIRDIAELLQDAPTLAFAILREANRAPSARDNPAESLEVALNRLGLSRASQLLERLPAVPEAQMPRALNQLLLISRHAMQQASGLFANRLARLWQEIHWGSLFTLAPLWALATARPELVENWQRQVYGLGRCSSEVEEELLGTPLLPLCRALADSWRLPDWVGQGYALLSDDKRLLVRALHVAHTELEPLGQQQRLDADPELQRWLTRPANTILLANSLAMAAHQSWGGVHMLRWQRLTSLYLQMPLEELQQTVHGLAAQSARRHARPLLWHPAEALLWPWDARRWLNGPKAEEPAKAPDTLDDWRRQCARLMQTPSPFGNAVQLLDCASAALQACGLQRGMILLADKGGGWLQARRHFGLDGEIGDFKLEVAASPVLRKLLQQPGQLRLSPANMAEFSALIPGTLKALLPSEHLLLRSLGNGVRVVMLVVCDRHGQPLADLHAQAFGRTVQCIEHAVKQMARGA, from the coding sequence ATGCCCAAGCAAATGCTTCATCCCGAGCGTCTCAAGGCCTGGCTTACCCAGCTGGAAGATCTGCCGCTGCCGGTTCCGCTGGAGCAGCGCGATGACATTCGCCGGGCGCTGAACGACAGTCGCCGCTCGATCCGCGACATCGCCGAGCTGCTGCAGGACGCGCCGACGCTGGCCTTCGCCATCCTGCGCGAGGCCAACCGCGCGCCCAGCGCCCGGGACAATCCGGCGGAAAGCCTGGAGGTCGCCCTCAACCGCCTGGGCCTGTCCCGCGCCAGCCAGTTGCTGGAGCGCCTGCCGGCGGTGCCGGAAGCACAGATGCCGCGCGCCCTGAACCAGTTGCTGCTGATCAGCCGCCACGCCATGCAGCAGGCCAGCGGCCTGTTCGCCAACCGCCTGGCGCGGCTCTGGCAAGAAATCCACTGGGGCAGCCTGTTCACCCTCGCGCCACTGTGGGCACTGGCCACCGCCAGGCCGGAACTGGTGGAGAACTGGCAACGCCAGGTCTACGGCCTGGGCCGCTGCAGCAGCGAAGTCGAGGAGGAGCTGCTCGGCACCCCTCTGCTGCCGCTGTGCCGCGCGCTGGCCGACAGCTGGCGATTGCCGGACTGGGTCGGCCAGGGCTATGCCCTGCTCAGCGACGACAAGCGCCTGCTGGTGCGCGCCCTGCACGTCGCCCACACCGAACTCGAACCGCTGGGCCAGCAACAACGCCTGGACGCCGATCCGGAACTGCAACGCTGGCTGACCCGCCCGGCCAACACCATCCTGCTGGCCAACAGCCTCGCCATGGCGGCGCACCAGTCCTGGGGCGGCGTGCACATGCTGCGCTGGCAGCGCCTGACCAGCCTGTACTTGCAGATGCCCCTGGAGGAGCTGCAGCAGACCGTCCACGGCCTGGCCGCGCAAAGCGCGCGCCGCCACGCCCGCCCGCTGCTCTGGCACCCGGCCGAGGCGCTCCTCTGGCCCTGGGATGCGCGCCGCTGGCTCAATGGCCCGAAGGCCGAGGAACCGGCCAAGGCCCCGGACACCCTCGACGACTGGCGCCGCCAGTGCGCCCGGCTGATGCAGACGCCCAGCCCGTTCGGCAACGCCGTGCAGTTGCTCGATTGCGCCAGCGCCGCCTTGCAGGCCTGCGGGCTGCAACGCGGGATGATCCTGCTGGCCGACAAGGGCGGCGGCTGGTTGCAGGCGCGCCGGCACTTCGGCCTGGACGGCGAGATCGGCGACTTCAAGCTGGAGGTCGCCGCCAGCCCGGTGCTGCGCAAACTCCTGCAACAACCCGGGCAGTTGCGCCTGAGCCCGGCGAACATGGCGGAATTCTCGGCGCTGATTCCGGGCACGCTGAAGGCGCTGCTTCCCAGCGAACACCTGCTGCTGCGCTCGCTGGGCAACGGCGTGCGCGTGGTCATGCTGGTGGTCTGCGACCGCCACGGTCAGCCCCTGGCGGACCTGCACGCCCAGGCCTTCGGCCGCACCGTGCAGTGCATCGAGCACGCGGTGAAGCAGATGGCGCGGGGCGCCTGA
- the motB gene encoding flagellar motor protein MotB has protein sequence MDNNQPIIVKRIKRYAAGHHGGGWKIAFADFATAMMAFFLVLWLLSSATPEQKKAISGYFQDPIGFTESASPYVIDLGGTPTPAPDKTLNPQIQAQPDADETRVNPDENAKINEQQAQDVAEQVEKERLELLLQELQNKVDENPTLKRFKDQILFEITQDGLRIQIVDSDNRPMFDLGSARLQPYFEDILLALAETIKQVPNKISISGHTDAKPYAGNGEFGNWELSANRANAARRALEAGGYPEDQIARVVGYASSALFDRDKPLNPVNRRIDIIVLTKKAQRAIEGQDGGADKAGAAPAAPGVAPEAPNAAPGKPAAGQGDPLPPDQLKQKLNLFDDGGTLKLDELNKQQ, from the coding sequence ATGGATAATAACCAGCCGATCATCGTCAAGCGCATCAAGCGCTATGCCGCCGGCCACCATGGCGGTGGCTGGAAGATCGCCTTCGCCGACTTCGCCACCGCCATGATGGCGTTCTTCCTCGTGCTCTGGCTGCTGTCGTCGGCCACGCCGGAGCAGAAGAAGGCCATCTCCGGCTATTTCCAGGATCCCATCGGCTTCACCGAGAGCGCCAGCCCCTACGTCATCGACCTGGGCGGCACGCCGACGCCGGCGCCGGACAAGACCCTGAACCCGCAGATCCAGGCCCAGCCGGATGCCGACGAGACGCGGGTCAACCCGGACGAGAACGCCAAGATCAACGAGCAGCAGGCCCAGGATGTCGCCGAGCAGGTGGAGAAGGAGCGTCTGGAGCTGTTGCTGCAGGAACTGCAGAACAAGGTCGACGAGAACCCGACGCTGAAGCGCTTCAAGGACCAGATTCTCTTCGAGATCACCCAGGACGGCCTGCGCATCCAGATCGTCGATTCGGACAACCGGCCGATGTTCGACCTGGGCAGCGCGCGCCTGCAGCCGTACTTCGAGGACATCCTGCTGGCGCTGGCCGAGACCATCAAGCAGGTACCGAACAAGATCAGCATCAGCGGCCACACCGACGCCAAGCCCTACGCCGGCAACGGCGAGTTCGGCAACTGGGAGCTGTCCGCCAACCGCGCCAACGCCGCGCGGCGGGCGCTGGAAGCCGGCGGCTACCCGGAAGACCAGATCGCCCGGGTGGTCGGCTACGCCTCGTCCGCGCTGTTCGACCGCGACAAGCCGCTCAACCCGGTGAACCGCCGCATCGACATCATCGTCCTGACCAAGAAGGCCCAGCGTGCCATCGAGGGGCAGGATGGCGGCGCTGACAAGGCCGGTGCTGCCCCGGCAGCCCCAGGCGTTGCACCGGAGGCGCCCAACGCCGCGCCGGGCAAGCCGGCGGCCGGCCAGGGCGACCCGCTGCCGCCGGACCAGCTCAAGCAGAAGCTCAACCTGTTCGACGACGGTGGCACGCTCAAGCTCGACGAGCTGAACAAGCAGCAGTGA
- the queG gene encoding tRNA epoxyqueuosine(34) reductase QueG, producing MHDSTLDYDDLALSIKDWGRELGFQQVGISGLDLEAHGEHLQRWLEAGYHGEMDYMGAHGSKRWRPDELVPGTLRVVSLRMDYLPGDTRMAQVLGDPEKAYVSRYALGRDYHKLIRKRLQQLAERIQQQIGPFGFRAFVDSAPVLEKAIAEQSGLGWIGKNTLVLNRKAGSYFFLGELFTDLPLPVDPPHGTEHCGRCSACLDICPTAAFVAPYVLDARRCISYLTIELKGSIPEELRPLIGNRVFGCDDCQMVCPWNRFARATDQGDFQPRHSLDNAALAALFLWTEEEFLSRTEGSPLRRAGYERWLRNLAVGLGNAPSTIPVIEALRARRAFPSELVREHVEWALARHNV from the coding sequence ATGCACGATTCGACGCTCGACTATGACGACCTCGCCCTCTCCATCAAGGACTGGGGGCGCGAACTCGGCTTCCAGCAGGTCGGCATCAGCGGGCTGGACCTGGAGGCGCACGGCGAGCACCTGCAACGCTGGCTGGAGGCGGGCTACCACGGCGAGATGGACTACATGGGCGCCCATGGCAGCAAGCGCTGGCGGCCGGACGAACTGGTGCCCGGCACCCTGCGCGTGGTGTCGCTGCGCATGGATTACCTGCCCGGCGACACACGCATGGCACAGGTGCTGGGCGACCCGGAGAAAGCCTACGTGTCGCGCTACGCCCTGGGCCGCGACTACCACAAGCTGATCCGCAAGCGCCTGCAGCAACTGGCCGAGCGCATCCAGCAGCAGATCGGGCCATTTGGCTTTCGCGCCTTCGTCGACAGTGCGCCGGTGCTGGAGAAGGCCATCGCCGAGCAATCGGGGCTGGGCTGGATCGGCAAGAACACCCTGGTGCTCAACCGCAAGGCCGGCAGTTACTTCTTCCTCGGCGAGCTGTTCACCGACCTGCCGCTGCCGGTGGACCCGCCCCACGGCACGGAGCACTGCGGGCGCTGCTCGGCCTGCCTGGACATCTGCCCCACCGCTGCGTTCGTGGCGCCGTATGTGCTGGACGCGCGGCGCTGCATTTCCTACCTGACCATCGAGCTGAAGGGCTCGATCCCCGAAGAACTGCGCCCACTGATCGGCAACCGCGTGTTCGGCTGCGACGATTGCCAGATGGTCTGCCCGTGGAACCGCTTCGCCCGCGCCACCGACCAGGGCGACTTCCAGCCGCGCCACAGCCTGGACAACGCCGCGCTGGCGGCGCTGTTCCTGTGGACGGAGGAAGAATTCCTCAGCCGCACCGAAGGTTCGCCGTTGCGGCGCGCCGGTTACGAGCGCTGGCTGCGCAATCTGGCCGTGGGGCTGGGCAATGCGCCCTCGACCATCCCGGTGATCGAGGCCCTGCGCGCGCGCCGGGCATTTCCCTCGGAACTGGTGCGCGAGCATGTGGAGTGGGCACTGGCACGCCACAACGTTTGA
- the rhdA gene encoding thiosulfate sulfurtransferase: protein MSAFSALPLVIEPADLASRLDAPELILVDLTSAARYAQGHIPGARFVAPARTQLGGTPAPGLLPAKPDLEALFGELGHNPDAVYVVYDDEGGGWAGRFIWLLDVIGHDKYHYVDGGLHAWLADGLPLSEDVPAPAGGPLPLTLHDEPTATREYLQSRLGAADLAVWDARNPSEYSGQKVLAAKGGHVPGAVNFEWTAGMDPARALRIRTDMPQILQDLGITKDKEVITHCQTHHRSGFTYLVAKALGYPRVKGYAGSWSEWGNHPDTPVEV, encoded by the coding sequence ATGTCCGCCTTTTCCGCCCTGCCCCTGGTGATCGAACCGGCTGACCTCGCCAGCCGCCTCGATGCCCCCGAACTGATCCTGGTCGACCTGACCAGCGCCGCGCGCTACGCCCAGGGCCACATCCCCGGCGCCCGTTTCGTCGCCCCCGCGCGCACCCAGCTGGGCGGCACGCCGGCCCCGGGCCTGCTGCCGGCCAAGCCCGACCTGGAAGCGCTGTTCGGCGAACTGGGCCACAACCCCGATGCCGTCTACGTGGTCTACGACGACGAAGGCGGCGGCTGGGCCGGCCGCTTCATCTGGCTGCTGGACGTGATCGGCCACGACAAGTACCACTACGTCGACGGCGGCCTGCACGCCTGGCTCGCCGACGGCCTGCCGCTGAGCGAAGACGTCCCCGCGCCCGCCGGCGGCCCGCTGCCGCTGACCCTGCACGACGAACCCACCGCTACCCGCGAATACCTGCAAAGCCGCCTGGGCGCCGCCGACCTGGCCGTCTGGGATGCGCGCAACCCCAGCGAGTACAGCGGCCAGAAAGTGCTCGCCGCCAAGGGCGGGCACGTGCCCGGCGCCGTGAATTTCGAATGGACCGCCGGCATGGACCCGGCCCGCGCCCTGCGCATCCGTACCGATATGCCGCAGATCCTCCAGGACCTGGGCATCACCAAGGACAAGGAAGTGATCACCCACTGCCAGACCCACCATCGTTCCGGCTTCACCTACCTGGTGGCCAAGGCCCTCGGCTATCCGCGGGTCAAGGGCTATGCCGGTTCCTGGTCGGAATGGGGCAACCATCCCGACACCCCCGTAGAGGTTTAA
- the asd gene encoding archaetidylserine decarboxylase (Phosphatidylserine decarboxylase is synthesized as a single chain precursor. Generation of the pyruvoyl active site from a Ser is coupled to cleavage of a Gly-Ser bond between the larger (beta) and smaller (alpha chains). It is an integral membrane protein.) — MSFKDRLFILAQYLLPHHLLSRLIGCAAECRAPWFKDRLIPWFARRYQVDMREAQVEDLRAYEHFNAFFTRALKDGARPLDETPGAVLSPADGAISQLGPIEHGRVFQAKGHSYSLMELLGGDAERAAPFMGGDFATVYLSPKDYHRVHMPLAGTLREMVYVPGRLFSVNQLTAEQVPELFARNERVVCIFDTERGPMAVVLVGAMIVASIETVWAGLVTPPKRELKSFAYDEASRAPIHLEKGAELGRFKLGSTAIVLFGPEQVSWAENLAATSAVRMGERLGGARQG; from the coding sequence ATGTCGTTCAAAGATCGTCTGTTCATCCTCGCCCAGTACCTGCTGCCGCACCACCTGCTGTCGCGCCTGATCGGCTGCGCCGCCGAGTGCCGCGCGCCCTGGTTCAAGGACCGCCTGATTCCCTGGTTCGCCCGCCGCTACCAGGTGGACATGCGCGAAGCCCAGGTCGAGGACCTGCGCGCCTATGAGCACTTCAATGCCTTCTTCACCCGCGCCCTGAAAGACGGCGCCCGCCCGCTGGACGAAACCCCCGGCGCGGTGCTCAGCCCCGCCGACGGCGCCATCAGCCAGCTCGGCCCCATCGAGCACGGCCGCGTGTTCCAGGCCAAGGGCCACAGCTACAGCCTGATGGAGCTGCTGGGCGGCGACGCCGAGCGCGCCGCGCCGTTCATGGGCGGCGACTTCGCCACCGTCTACCTGTCGCCCAAGGACTACCACCGCGTGCACATGCCGCTGGCCGGCACCCTGCGCGAAATGGTCTACGTGCCGGGCCGGCTGTTCTCGGTGAACCAGCTCACCGCCGAGCAGGTGCCGGAGCTGTTCGCTCGCAACGAGCGCGTGGTGTGCATCTTCGACACCGAGCGCGGGCCGATGGCGGTGGTGCTGGTGGGCGCGATGATCGTCGCCTCCATCGAAACCGTCTGGGCCGGCCTGGTCACGCCGCCCAAGCGCGAGCTGAAATCGTTCGCCTACGACGAAGCCTCCCGTGCGCCGATCCACCTGGAGAAGGGCGCCGAGCTGGGCCGCTTCAAGCTGGGTTCCACTGCCATCGTGCTGTTCGGCCCCGAGCAGGTCAGCTGGGCGGAAAACCTCGCCGCCACCAGCGCCGTGCGCATGGGTGAGCGCCTGGGTGGCGCTCGCCAGGGCTGA
- the orn gene encoding oligoribonuclease, with translation MQNPQNLIWIDLEMTGLDPDKDVIIEMATIVTDSDLNILEEGPVIAVHQSEELLAGMDEWNTRQHGQSGLTQRVRESNISAAEAEAMTIAFLEKWVPKRSSPICGNSICQDRRFLYRHMPKLEGYFHYRNLDVSTLKELAARWAPAVRDGFKKGNTHLALDDIRESIAELRYYREHFIKV, from the coding sequence ATGCAGAACCCACAGAACCTGATCTGGATCGACCTGGAAATGACCGGTCTGGACCCGGACAAGGACGTCATCATCGAGATGGCGACCATCGTCACGGATAGCGACCTGAACATTCTCGAAGAAGGCCCGGTGATCGCCGTGCACCAGAGCGAGGAACTGCTCGCCGGCATGGACGAGTGGAACACCCGCCAGCACGGCCAGTCCGGCCTGACCCAGCGCGTGCGCGAGAGCAACATTTCCGCCGCCGAGGCCGAAGCGATGACCATCGCCTTCCTGGAGAAGTGGGTGCCCAAGCGCAGCTCGCCGATCTGTGGCAACAGCATCTGCCAGGATCGCCGCTTCCTCTACCGCCACATGCCCAAGCTGGAAGGCTACTTCCACTACCGCAACCTGGACGTCTCCACCCTCAAGGAACTGGCCGCGCGCTGGGCGCCGGCGGTGCGTGACGGCTTCAAGAAGGGCAACACCCACCTGGCGCTGGACGACATCCGCGAGTCCATCGCCGAGCTGCGCTACTACCGCGAGCATTTCATCAAGGTGTAA